ATTGATCGTTCGTCGACAATCGGCCCCCTGCATTAGAGCAGGCATTGATATATGCGGGATAAATAATCTGATTTTATTTATCTGTATTTTCCGCTCAATCATTTTCCATAGCCTCTGCACAGTGTCCTCCCTGGCAGAAGTTTTTCTTAGGAAGCGGTTAGCCTTCCTTTATAGGGTTATTACCATGCAGCAGATGTCACAAGAGTCCAGCGTTTTCGCCCTTCTCCCTTCAGGAATCGAGACATCGTCGCAAGAGGCCCAGGCGCTGGGAAATATTATAGGCGAATTGAATGCTGAAGGTAGGTATATTACCAATAAGGCCCTTATTCTCAAGCTGATTGAAAAGTTGGAAATGACCTCAGACGTGATTGAACTTGACGTTTATCGCCATGTGCTTGAAGTAATTATCGGCAATACACCCGATGATGCCTGAAACTTACTGAATAATCATTTCAACTCTTCACATCAATTGACCACATCCTACTGTTATGAGTATTGCTTATAGTCAGAATACTCTTTCAGCTTGTTGATTTCCCCCTCTAGCGCACCTGCTCGGAT
This DNA window, taken from Erwinia tasmaniensis Et1/99, encodes the following:
- a CDS encoding biofilm development regulator YmgB/AriR family protein, which produces MQQMSQESSVFALLPSGIETSSQEAQALGNIIGELNAEGRYITNKALILKLIEKLEMTSDVIELDVYRHVLEVIIGNTPDDA